The proteins below are encoded in one region of Festucalex cinctus isolate MCC-2025b chromosome 2, RoL_Fcin_1.0, whole genome shotgun sequence:
- the sars1 gene encoding serine--tRNA ligase, cytoplasmic, with amino-acid sequence MVLDLDLFRTDKGGDPELVREVQRNRFKDVTLVDKLVAADTEWRKCRFTADNLNKAKNLCSKSIGEKMKRKEPVGEDESIPEAAQNLEALTADILSALTVTQIKKVRVLVDEAMVKTDSERLKLEGERFSYLREIGNLLHPSVPISNDEDADNKVERTWGDCSVQKKYSHVDLVVMIDGFEGEKGAVVAGSRGYFLKGPLVFLEQALINFAMRILHNKNYTMLYTPFFMRKEVMQEVAQLSQFDEELYKVIGKGSERADDNSIDEKYLIATSEQPIAAFLREEWLKPEDLPIRYGGFSTCFRQEVGSHGRDTRGIFRVHQFEKIEQFVYASPHDGKSWEMFDEMIGTAEDFYKSLGIPYRIVNIVSGALNHAASKKLDLEAWFPGSGAFRELVSCSNCTDYQARRLRIRYGQTKKMMDKAEFVHMLNATMCATTRVMCAILENYQTEEGIIVPEKLREFMPPGMTEIIKFVKPAPIDLEMSKKAKKQKNKQAGDYSLPNAMEEMSVNDS; translated from the exons ATGGTGCTCGACTTGGACCTGTTTCGGACCGACAAAGGCGGCGATCCTGAACTCGTCCGTGAGGTCCAAAGGAATCGCTTTAAGGATGTCACGCTCGTGGACAAGCTTGTCGCCGCGGATACAGAATGGAGAAAGT GCCGCTTCACTGCAGACAACCTCAACAAAGCAAAAAACCTTTGCAGCAAGAGTATTGGGGAGAAAATGAAG AGGAAAGAACCAGTTGGGGAGGATGAGTCTATCCCAGAGGCAGCACAGAATCTGGAGGCGCTCACGGCAGATATACTCTCG GCTCTAACAGTTACCCAGATCAAGAAGGTGCGTGTGTTGGTGGATGAGGCCATGGTTAAAACTGATAGCGAACGGTTGAAGTTGGAGGGGGAACGCTTCTCATACCTGAGGGAGATCGGCAATCTTCTGCACCCATCCGTACCCATCAGCAACGATGAG GATGCAGACAACAAAGTGGAGCGTACATGGGGTGACTGCAGTGTCCAGAAGAAGTACTCCCATGTTGACCTAGTGGTCATGATTGACGGCTTCGAGGGGGAGAAGGGAGCCGTTGTAGCTGGGAGTAGAGGTTACTTCCTGAAG GGCCCGCTGGTGTTCCTTGAACAGGCTCTCATCAACTTTGCTATGAGGATCCTGCACAACAAGAACTACACCATGCTTTACACGCCCTTCTTTATGAGGAAAGAGGTCATGCAGGAAGTCGCCCAGCTCAGCCAATTTGATGAAGAGCTTTACAAG GTGATTGGTAAAGGCAGTGAGCGAGCAGACGACAACTCTATCGACGAGAAGTACCTCATCGCCACTTCTGAGCAGCCTATCGCAGCATTCTTGAGGGAAGAGTGGCTCAAGCCCGAGGACCTGCCCATACGCTACGGCGGCTTCTCCACCTGCTTCAGACAGGAAGTGGGCTCCCACGGCCGAGACACGCGTGGAATCTTCAGGGTGCATCAGTTTGAGAAG ATTGAGCAGTTTGTCTACGCATCGCCGCACGACGGCAAATCGTGGGAGATGTTCGACGAAATGATCGGGACCGCAGAGGACTTTTACAAGTCTCTTGGTATTCCTTATCGTATCGTCAATATCGTCTCTG GTGCCCTCAATCACGCCGCCAGTAAGAAGCTGGATCTGGAGGCCTGGTTCCCGGGCTCCGGTGCTTTCAGAGAGCTGGTCTCCTGCTCCAATTGCACAGACTACCAGGCCAGACGCTTGCGGATCCGCTACGGACAGACCAAAAAAATGATGGACAAG GCAGAGTTTGTTCACATGCTTAACGCCACCATGTGTGCCACCACACGCGTGATGTGCGCCATCCTGGAGAATTACCAAACGGAAGAGGGCATCATTGTTCCAGAGAAGCTCAGGGAATTCATGCCTCCTG GTATGACCGAAATCATCAAGTTCGTCAAGCCCGCACCCATCGACCTGGAGATGTCCAAAAAGGCAAAGAAACAAAAGAATAAGCAAGCAGGAGATTATAGCCTCCCCAACGCCATGGAGGAGATGTCAGTCAACGACTCCTAG
- the LOC144013219 gene encoding PTB domain-containing engulfment adapter protein 1, whose protein sequence is MSDTEDDSEISFTVKFLGRVEVVRPNGLNILEEAAQSLKTPDPYSAEKAAKKSKVHLFVSLSGIDILENKTKFLLYTCPLPSISFCAILPSLPKVFGFVAKHPAVDMYHCYLFKSNTLAHVLVSAVGDVFRAAKKEESVRGSRDLIVEALRHKNKMLQKENSELRRRLVDKNNQQ, encoded by the exons ATGAGTGACACAGAGGATGACAGTGAGATCTCTTTTACAGTGAAG TTTCTCGGCCGAGTGGAGGTGGTTCGCCCAAACGGATTAAATATCCTGGAGGAAGCAGCTCAGAGCCTCAAG ACCCCTGACCCATACTCCGCAGAAAAGGCTGCAAAGAAGAGCAAAGTCCATCTATTTGTGTCTTTGAGTGGGATTGACATATTGGAAAACAAAACCAAG TTTCTGCTGTACACCTGCCCCCTCCCGTCTATTTCCTTCTGCGCCATCTTGCCCTCGTTGCCCAAAGTGTTCGGCTTTGTGGCCAAGCACCCTGCGGTAGACATGTACCACTGCTACTTGTTCAAGAGCAACACGTTG GCACACGTGCTGGTCTCCGCTGTCGGCGATGTCTTCCGAGCTGccaaaaaagaagagagcgTGAGAGGCAGTCGCGACCTGATAGTGGAGGCTCTCAGGCACAAG AACAAAATGCTGCAAAAGGAGAATTCTGAGCTCAGGAGGAGGCTTGTGGACAAAAACAACCAACAATAA